A single window of Pungitius pungitius chromosome 20, fPunPun2.1, whole genome shotgun sequence DNA harbors:
- the bmf2 gene encoding BCL2 modifying factor 2, with translation MDDEEEDMSRPISQLWGTPFRDVKYEERATQIAAGQALAAAPTSQSHNNNNNEDIDAMPCSLHRQPRIPFHGNAGLRSHFPAQFEPTEDRGERRVEEDEEEEEEEEEGRAEGDGRMAERPEEQRAGASVEAQIGRKLREIGDKFQQDHVELFMRHQRPNLPAWMRLTMALFGFLFPREALVPRLRGEHR, from the exons atggatgatgaggaggaggacatgtcACGGCCCATCTCGCAGCTCTGGGGAACGCCCTTCAGGGACGTCAAGTACGAGGAGCGCGCCACGCAGATCGCGGCTGGACAGGCCCTCGCCGCCGCGCCCACGTCGCagagccacaacaacaacaacaacgaggaCATCGACGCCATGCCTTGCAGTCTACACCGGCAGCCTCGCATACCCTTTCACG GCAACGCTGGATTACGCTCACATTTCCCCGCTCAGTTTGAGCCCACGGAGGACCGGGGAGAGAGGCGCGtcgaagaggacgaggaggaggaggaggaggaggaggagggcagagcGGAGGGAGACGGCAGGATGGCAGAGAGGCCCGAGGAGCAGCGGGCCGGGGCGAGCGTGGAGGCCCAAATCGGTCGCAAACTTCGGGAGATCGGAGACAAGTTCCAACAGGATCACGTTGAACTG TTCATGAGGCATCAGAGACCAAACCTGCCCGCCTGGATGCGCCTCACCATGGCCCTGTTTGGCTTCCTGTTTCCGAGAGAGGCCCTCGTCCCCCGCCTGAGAGGAGAGCACAGATGA